In Phreatobacter stygius, a genomic segment contains:
- the erpA gene encoding iron-sulfur cluster insertion protein ErpA: MSDTVTVTERAAQRIAKILDTEPPGSMLRISVEGGGCSGFQYKFDFTTDRNDDDLVIEKAGATVLVDEISLPYMAGTELDWVDDLIGSAFKLQNPNATANCGCGTSFSV, from the coding sequence ATGTCCGACACCGTCACCGTCACGGAACGCGCGGCCCAGCGCATTGCCAAGATCCTCGACACCGAACCGCCGGGCTCGATGCTGCGCATCTCGGTCGAGGGCGGCGGCTGCTCGGGCTTCCAGTACAAGTTCGACTTCACCACCGACCGGAACGATGACGACCTGGTCATCGAAAAGGCCGGCGCCACCGTGCTGGTCGACGAGATCTCGCTGCCCTACATGGCCGGCACCGAGCTCGACTGGGTCGACGATCTCATCGGCTCGGCGTTCAAGCTGCAGAACCCCAATGCCACGGCCAATTGCGGCTGCGGCACCAGCTTTTCGGTCTGA
- a CDS encoding pyridoxamine 5'-phosphate oxidase family protein yields MIMWIDDEATLMALYGEPGEASIVKEVPRLTAEYRAMIVAAPFCVLATAGADGLDATPRGDAPGFVEVQDDTTLILPDRRGNNRLDSLKNLLRDPRVGLLFMVPGINETLRVNGRARISADPDLLARYAVDGKEPRSVLVITIDSVYFQCSRALHRSRLWDPAQHRPRGDLPSAGQMLKGAYAPFDAQDYDKGLAERQRATLY; encoded by the coding sequence ATGATCATGTGGATCGACGACGAGGCAACACTGATGGCTCTCTACGGCGAGCCGGGGGAAGCCTCGATCGTCAAGGAGGTGCCGCGGCTGACCGCCGAATATCGCGCCATGATCGTGGCCGCACCGTTCTGCGTGCTGGCGACCGCGGGCGCGGACGGGCTCGACGCGACGCCGCGCGGCGATGCGCCGGGATTTGTCGAGGTGCAGGACGACACGACGCTGATCCTGCCGGACCGGCGCGGCAACAACCGCCTCGACAGCCTGAAGAACCTGCTGCGCGACCCGCGTGTCGGCCTGTTGTTCATGGTTCCCGGCATCAACGAGACGCTTCGGGTCAATGGCCGGGCGCGGATCTCGGCCGATCCGGACCTGCTCGCGCGTTACGCGGTCGACGGCAAGGAGCCGCGCAGCGTCCTGGTGATCACCATAGACAGCGTCTATTTCCAGTGCTCGCGAGCGCTGCACCGCTCAAGACTGTGGGATCCGGCCCAGCACCGGCCGCGCGGCGACCTGCCGAGCGCCGGCCAGATGCTGAAGGGCGCCTATGCGCCCTTCGATGCCCAGGACTATGACAAGGGCCTGGCCGAGCGGCAGCGCGCGACGCTGTACTGA
- the xth gene encoding exodeoxyribonuclease III encodes MIIATWNVNSIKIRVENTLAWLKERDPDIVCLQELKCVDEAFPREPFEAAGYNVAVHGQKTYNGVAILSKHPLEDVTPRLPGDESDEQSRYIEAVVSTPSGVLRVGSIYLPNGNPLGTEKFPYKIAWMNRLIAHARNRLPLEEAFVLCGDYNVIPMPEDAKNPKDWVNDALFQPESRGKLRELAALGFTDAIRACDTSPGLFSFWDYQAGAWQRNNGIRIDHLMLSPLAADRLVTAGIDKHVRALEKPSDHVPVWCELRL; translated from the coding sequence ATGATCATCGCCACGTGGAACGTCAATTCCATCAAGATTCGCGTCGAAAACACCCTGGCCTGGCTGAAGGAGCGCGATCCCGACATCGTCTGCCTGCAGGAATTGAAATGTGTCGACGAGGCCTTCCCGCGCGAGCCCTTCGAAGCCGCCGGCTACAATGTCGCCGTGCACGGGCAGAAGACCTATAACGGCGTCGCCATCCTGTCGAAGCACCCGCTCGAGGACGTCACCCCTCGCCTGCCCGGCGACGAGAGCGACGAACAGTCGCGTTATATCGAGGCGGTCGTCTCGACGCCGAGCGGCGTGTTGCGCGTCGGCTCGATCTACCTGCCCAACGGCAATCCGCTCGGCACCGAGAAATTTCCCTACAAGATCGCCTGGATGAACCGGCTGATCGCCCATGCCCGCAACCGGCTGCCGCTCGAAGAGGCCTTCGTGCTGTGCGGCGACTACAACGTCATTCCCATGCCGGAAGACGCCAAGAACCCCAAGGACTGGGTCAATGACGCGCTGTTCCAGCCGGAAAGCCGCGGCAAGCTGCGCGAACTCGCCGCACTCGGCTTCACCGACGCCATCCGGGCCTGCGACACCTCGCCCGGGCTCTTTTCGTTCTGGGACTATCAAGCCGGCGCCTGGCAGCGCAACAACGGCATCCGCATCGACCACCTCATGCTGTCGCCGCTCGCCGCCGACCGGCTGGTCACAGCAGGCATCGACAAACATGTCCGCGCCCTAGAGAAGCCGAGCGACCACGTGCCGGTCTGGTGCGAATTGAGGCTTTAG
- a CDS encoding cupin domain-containing protein, whose amino-acid sequence MAEAHSGEVEAKASAFSVAHAKDGEFKGQGLRNFFVYRDLGIRQATGGRVGAHVIRAVPGAHAGGDKHTHTLDFQMVYVLKGWVRFWYEGVGEVLLEPGSCVHQPPGIVHQEIAHSDDLELIEITLPAEFPTQGA is encoded by the coding sequence ATGGCGGAGGCTCATAGCGGCGAGGTCGAGGCCAAGGCGAGCGCCTTTTCGGTCGCACATGCCAAGGACGGCGAGTTCAAGGGCCAGGGCCTGAGGAACTTCTTCGTCTATCGCGACCTCGGTATCAGGCAAGCCACCGGCGGACGGGTCGGCGCCCACGTCATCCGGGCGGTGCCCGGCGCCCATGCCGGCGGCGACAAGCACACCCATACGCTCGATTTCCAGATGGTCTATGTGCTCAAGGGCTGGGTCCGCTTCTGGTACGAGGGCGTCGGCGAGGTGCTGCTGGAGCCCGGCTCCTGCGTCCACCAGCCACCCGGCATCGTGCACCAGGAGATCGCCCATTCCGACGATCTCGAACTGATCGAGATCACCCTGCCGGCAGAGTTTCCGACCCAGGGCGCGTGA
- a CDS encoding cytochrome P450: MTLVETPRFTPHAIDHPSEPLKALKFLRTLVRNPLETWPRALFEEPVLRLAMAGRPVLFVMDPALVEDVLVARAAIFPKAPIIQRTIGAAVGTKSIFTAEGADWRWQRRASSPPFRHEKILGFVPAMTAAADAAVARLEGQIAGAGAGTPIDMAEAMMATTFDVIVETMLSGKGGFDIERFGAEITHYFDTIGWVAALAVLRLPRWIPYPGKRRARAGNRFLKAEMARVVAERRAHPSVTPDLLDFMIQASDPETGRAMTDAELADNLLTFVVAGHETTALALTWALWLTANSPSVEQRVLDEISSVAGEAPVDAAAADRLVYTKQVIQEAMRLYPPAPLIPRVASEDTVLGTETVKARTPVYVPVYAIHRHAALWTNPDSFDPDRFSAEASKGRPRGAYLPFGAGPRICIGASFAQIEAVVIFATMLRKLKFASVPGHRPKPNTRLTLRPEGGLPMTVARR, encoded by the coding sequence ATGACGCTGGTCGAAACGCCGCGCTTCACGCCGCACGCCATCGACCACCCGAGCGAGCCGCTGAAGGCGCTGAAGTTCCTGCGCACCCTGGTGCGCAATCCCCTGGAGACCTGGCCGCGGGCGCTGTTCGAGGAGCCGGTCCTGCGGCTCGCCATGGCCGGCCGGCCGGTGCTGTTCGTGATGGACCCGGCCCTGGTCGAGGACGTCCTGGTCGCGCGCGCGGCGATCTTCCCCAAGGCGCCGATCATCCAGCGGACCATCGGCGCGGCGGTCGGCACCAAGTCGATCTTCACTGCCGAGGGCGCCGATTGGCGCTGGCAGCGCCGCGCTTCGTCACCGCCATTCCGGCACGAGAAGATCTTAGGCTTCGTGCCGGCCATGACGGCCGCCGCCGACGCGGCGGTGGCGCGGTTGGAAGGCCAGATCGCCGGAGCCGGGGCGGGCACGCCCATCGACATGGCGGAAGCCATGATGGCGACCACCTTCGACGTCATCGTCGAGACCATGCTGTCGGGCAAGGGCGGCTTCGACATCGAGCGCTTCGGCGCCGAGATCACCCATTATTTCGATACGATCGGCTGGGTCGCGGCGCTCGCCGTGCTGCGCCTGCCGCGCTGGATCCCCTATCCGGGCAAGCGCCGGGCGCGTGCCGGCAACCGCTTCCTGAAGGCCGAGATGGCGAGAGTCGTCGCCGAAAGGCGGGCCCATCCGAGCGTGACGCCGGATCTCCTGGATTTCATGATCCAGGCGAGCGATCCGGAAACCGGCCGCGCCATGACCGATGCGGAGCTTGCCGACAATCTCCTGACCTTCGTGGTCGCCGGCCATGAGACGACCGCGCTGGCGCTGACCTGGGCGCTCTGGCTGACCGCCAACAGCCCGTCGGTCGAACAGCGCGTGCTGGACGAGATCTCGAGCGTCGCCGGCGAGGCGCCGGTCGATGCCGCGGCGGCCGACCGGCTGGTCTATACCAAGCAGGTGATCCAGGAGGCCATGCGGCTTTATCCGCCGGCGCCGCTGATCCCACGGGTCGCCAGCGAAGACACCGTGCTCGGCACCGAGACGGTCAAGGCCAGGACGCCGGTCTATGTGCCGGTTTATGCGATCCACCGCCACGCGGCCTTGTGGACCAATCCGGACAGCTTCGACCCCGACCGGTTCTCGGCCGAGGCGTCGAAGGGCCGGCCGCGCGGCGCCTATCTGCCGTTCGGCGCCGGACCGCGCATTTGCATCGGCGCCTCGTTCGCGCAGATCGAGGCGGTGGTGATCTTCGCCACCATGCTGCGCAAGCTCAAATTTGCCTCGGTGCCCGGCCACCGGCCAAAACCCAATACGCGCCTGACGCTGCGCCCGGAGGGCGGACTGCCCATGACGGTCGCCCGCCGTTGA
- a CDS encoding tetratricopeptide repeat protein translates to MSETSRVRAFLFALAVAASPVGATGAFAFDGQTTTDPRSPLDAFRAGGRALRDGRTEEAVSSLQYAASNGHAASAWKLGRMYMAGDGVAQNDLKAFETFRRITIERGDESPNSPDAQFISAAFVTMGNYWLEGIPNTYVRANPQRAFELYFYAASTFGDADGQFRLGRLFLEGQGTPRDPRQAARWLSLAAGKSHYKAQAVLGHMLFAGRDVPRQAPRGLMFLTLAKEAASETDTWVTEMYEEAMRTASDDERGVALRMVEAWLKTSGRR, encoded by the coding sequence ATGTCTGAGACCTCGAGGGTTCGTGCGTTCCTGTTCGCGCTGGCGGTGGCGGCAAGCCCCGTCGGCGCGACGGGGGCGTTCGCCTTTGACGGTCAGACGACCACCGACCCGCGTTCGCCGCTCGACGCCTTCCGGGCGGGCGGGCGGGCGCTGCGCGATGGCCGGACGGAAGAAGCGGTCTCGTCGCTGCAATATGCGGCGAGCAACGGGCACGCGGCCTCCGCCTGGAAGCTCGGCCGCATGTATATGGCCGGCGACGGCGTCGCGCAGAACGACCTGAAGGCCTTCGAGACGTTCCGCCGCATCACCATCGAGCGCGGCGACGAGAGTCCGAATTCGCCGGATGCCCAGTTCATCTCGGCCGCCTTCGTCACCATGGGCAATTATTGGCTCGAGGGCATCCCGAACACCTATGTCCGCGCCAATCCGCAGCGCGCCTTCGAACTCTATTTTTATGCCGCCTCGACGTTTGGCGACGCCGACGGGCAGTTCCGGCTCGGCCGGCTGTTCCTCGAAGGGCAGGGCACGCCGCGCGATCCGCGCCAGGCCGCGCGCTGGCTGTCGCTGGCCGCCGGCAAGAGCCATTACAAGGCCCAGGCCGTGCTCGGCCACATGCTGTTCGCCGGCCGGGACGTGCCGCGCCAGGCGCCGCGCGGGCTGATGTTCCTGACGCTGGCCAAGGAAGCCGCAAGCGAGACCGATACCTGGGTGACCGAAATGTATGAGGAGGCCATGCGCACGGCCTCTGACGACGAGCGCGGCGTGGCGCTGCGCATGGTCGAGGCCTGGCTGAAGACATCGGGCCGCCGCTAG
- the ilvD gene encoding dihydroxy-acid dehydratase yields MTTFKFNKNKLPSRHVTEGPQRAPHRSYLYAMGLSHKQIHQPFVGVATCWNEAAPCNIALMRQAQAVKKGVESAQGTPREFCTITVTDGIAMGHAGMKSSLPSREIIADSVELSMRGHSYDALVGLAGCDKSLPGMMMAMVRLNVPSIFIYGGSILPGVFRGKQVTVQDLFEAVGKHSTGEMSDEDLDELERVAAPSAGACGAQFTANTMATVSEAIGLALPYSAGAPAPYDIRDQFCYTAGEKIMELLAKGIRPRDIVTRKALENAATVVAASGGSTNAALHLPAMAHECGIKFDLFDVAEIFKRTPYVADLKPGGKYVAKDMFEIGGIPLLMKTLLDHGFMHGDCMTVTGRTMAENLASVKWNPDQDVVRPANKPITKTGGVVGLKGNLAPDGAIVKVAGMKKLKFKGPARCFDREEECFAAVTARTIKEGEVLVIRYEGPKGGPGMREMLATTAALYGQGMGDKVALITDGRFSGATRGFCIGHVGPEAQVGGPIAHLRDGDIIEIDAVKGTLKVRLTAAEMRARKKDWKGPKDTEFGSGAIWKYAQQVGPAIDGAVTHPGGAGEKHVYADV; encoded by the coding sequence ATGACCACGTTCAAATTCAACAAGAACAAGCTGCCGAGCCGGCATGTCACCGAAGGTCCGCAGCGTGCGCCGCATCGCTCCTACCTCTATGCCATGGGGCTGTCGCACAAGCAGATCCACCAGCCCTTCGTTGGCGTGGCGACCTGCTGGAACGAAGCCGCGCCCTGCAATATCGCGCTGATGCGCCAGGCTCAGGCGGTCAAGAAGGGCGTCGAGTCGGCTCAGGGCACGCCGCGCGAATTCTGCACCATCACGGTGACCGACGGCATCGCCATGGGCCATGCCGGCATGAAGTCGTCGCTGCCGTCGCGCGAGATCATCGCCGACTCGGTCGAGCTGTCGATGCGCGGCCATTCCTACGACGCCCTGGTTGGCCTTGCCGGCTGCGACAAGTCGCTGCCCGGCATGATGATGGCCATGGTCCGGCTCAACGTGCCGTCGATCTTCATTTATGGCGGTTCGATCCTGCCTGGCGTGTTCCGCGGCAAGCAGGTCACCGTCCAGGACCTGTTCGAGGCGGTCGGCAAACATTCCACCGGCGAGATGTCGGATGAGGATCTCGACGAGCTGGAGCGCGTCGCCGCGCCGTCGGCGGGCGCCTGCGGCGCCCAGTTCACGGCCAACACCATGGCCACGGTGTCGGAAGCCATTGGCCTGGCACTGCCCTATTCGGCCGGCGCGCCGGCGCCCTACGATATCCGCGACCAGTTCTGCTACACCGCCGGCGAGAAGATCATGGAGCTCCTGGCCAAGGGCATCCGGCCGCGCGACATCGTCACCCGCAAGGCGCTGGAAAATGCCGCGACCGTGGTCGCCGCCTCGGGCGGTTCGACCAATGCGGCGCTGCACCTGCCAGCCATGGCACATGAATGCGGCATCAAGTTCGACCTGTTCGACGTCGCCGAGATCTTCAAGCGCACGCCTTATGTCGCCGACCTGAAGCCGGGCGGCAAATATGTCGCCAAGGACATGTTCGAGATCGGCGGCATTCCGCTGTTGATGAAGACGCTGCTCGACCATGGCTTCATGCATGGCGACTGCATGACGGTGACCGGCCGGACCATGGCCGAGAACCTCGCCTCGGTGAAATGGAACCCGGACCAGGACGTGGTGCGTCCGGCCAACAAGCCGATCACCAAGACCGGCGGCGTGGTTGGCCTGAAGGGCAATCTCGCCCCCGACGGCGCGATCGTGAAGGTCGCCGGCATGAAGAAGCTGAAGTTCAAGGGCCCGGCCCGCTGCTTCGACCGCGAGGAAGAGTGTTTCGCCGCCGTCACCGCCCGCACCATCAAGGAAGGCGAGGTCCTGGTCATTCGCTACGAGGGGCCGAAAGGCGGCCCCGGCATGCGCGAGATGCTGGCGACCACCGCGGCGCTCTACGGCCAGGGCATGGGCGACAAGGTTGCGCTCATCACCGACGGCCGGTTCTCGGGCGCGACCCGCGGCTTCTGCATTGGCCATGTCGGCCCGGAAGCCCAGGTCGGCGGTCCGATCGCGCATCTGCGCGACGGCGACATAATTGAGATCGACGCCGTCAAAGGAACGCTCAAAGTTCGCCTTACGGCCGCCGAAATGCGGGCGCGTAAAAAGGATTGGAAAGGCCCGAAGGACACAGAGTTCGGCTCGGGCGCCATCTGGAAATACGCCCAGCAGGTCGGCCCTGCAATTGACGGCGCGGTGACCCATCCGGGCGGCGCCGGGGAAAAGCACGTTTATGCTGATGTCTGA
- a CDS encoding DUF2459 domain-containing protein translates to MTRLRRGLKGVALVAACLIAGLIVLTIATMRPGDPALYPPKPDQPSTLVHVVSHGWHSGLALSREALKAAALRQGLGRLATVLERFRDFPVVEIGWGEARFYQETPTIADVQLMSALGALFRPGNAAVLHVVGLERSAPQVFRRSEILALRLSEAGLDRLARFVDQAVAPDAEGRPREIGQGLYGPSLFYAATGTFSILQVCNHWVGQALAAAGLPYAAVPAIHPKGLFLDLEWRGEALPLPRPVAL, encoded by the coding sequence GTGACCCGGCTCCGGCGCGGCCTCAAAGGGGTGGCGCTGGTCGCGGCCTGCCTGATCGCTGGGCTGATCGTGCTGACGATCGCGACCATGCGTCCGGGCGATCCGGCGCTCTATCCGCCGAAACCGGACCAGCCGTCGACGCTGGTCCATGTGGTCTCCCATGGCTGGCATTCGGGCCTTGCCCTGTCGCGCGAGGCGCTGAAGGCGGCCGCGCTGCGCCAGGGGCTCGGCCGGCTCGCCACCGTGCTCGAGCGCTTCCGCGATTTTCCGGTGGTCGAGATCGGCTGGGGCGAGGCGCGCTTCTACCAGGAGACGCCGACCATTGCCGATGTCCAGTTGATGAGCGCGCTCGGCGCGCTGTTCCGCCCCGGCAATGCGGCGGTGCTGCACGTCGTCGGGCTCGAACGGTCGGCGCCGCAGGTGTTCCGGCGCTCCGAGATCCTGGCGCTGCGGCTGTCGGAGGCGGGCCTCGACCGCCTGGCACGTTTCGTCGACCAGGCGGTGGCGCCCGATGCCGAGGGACGGCCGCGCGAGATCGGCCAGGGCCTCTATGGGCCGAGCCTGTTTTATGCCGCGACCGGCACGTTCTCGATCCTGCAGGTCTGCAACCACTGGGTCGGCCAGGCGCTGGCCGCCGCGGGGCTGCCTTATGCGGCGGTTCCGGCGATCCACCCCAAGGGCCTGTTCCTCGACCTGGAATGGCGCGGCGAGGCGCTGCCGCTACCGAGACCGGTTGCACTCTAG
- a CDS encoding metallophosphoesterase has protein sequence MARRPVTRSAWGARAPFADPSGAKGFWAPFSRAPAHRHVGYRVPLAGWHGRDFSVAFLSDLHLGSHTDDRRRLSAILAEVEAMQPDMVLLGGDHMNMMSFGGGRIPPETIAAELKTLSAPMATVLGNHDWEYGLDAVADAFEAAGISVLENRAVEIPVDGAAVRIVGLADDVHGEPQPALVGAGAGAEIVVSHDPGVIQDLPDGCVLLSGHVHAGQIRIPGLPVLHMPPSRIPRAMAHGHHRIGRRHLIVSAGLGCSTIPLRLFAPPEVVTVTFVAETAA, from the coding sequence ATGGCCCGGCGTCCGGTGACGCGGTCGGCCTGGGGTGCGCGAGCCCCCTTCGCCGACCCGTCCGGGGCAAAGGGCTTCTGGGCGCCGTTCAGCCGGGCACCAGCCCACCGGCATGTCGGCTACCGCGTGCCGCTTGCCGGCTGGCATGGGCGCGACTTCTCCGTGGCCTTCCTGTCGGACCTGCATCTCGGTTCGCATACCGACGATCGCCGCCGGCTCTCGGCCATCCTCGCCGAGGTCGAGGCGATGCAGCCGGACATGGTGCTGCTCGGCGGCGACCACATGAACATGATGTCGTTCGGTGGCGGGCGGATCCCGCCGGAAACCATCGCGGCCGAGCTGAAGACCCTGTCGGCGCCGATGGCGACGGTGCTCGGCAACCACGACTGGGAATATGGCCTGGATGCCGTGGCCGATGCCTTTGAGGCCGCCGGTATCAGCGTGCTGGAGAACCGGGCGGTCGAGATCCCCGTCGACGGCGCAGCGGTCAGGATCGTCGGGCTCGCCGACGACGTTCACGGCGAGCCGCAACCGGCGCTGGTCGGGGCAGGGGCGGGCGCCGAAATCGTCGTCTCGCATGATCCCGGCGTCATCCAGGACCTGCCCGACGGCTGCGTGCTGCTTTCGGGCCATGTCCATGCCGGCCAGATCCGCATTCCCGGACTGCCGGTACTGCATATGCCGCCGAGCCGCATTCCGCGCGCCATGGCCCATGGCCACCACCGCATCGGCCGGCGGCACCTGATCGTCAGCGCCGGCCTTGGTTGCAGCACCATTCCGCTGCGCCTGTTCGCGCCGCCCGAGGTGGTGACGGTCACGTTCGTGGCCGAGACGGCCGCGTGA
- a CDS encoding valine--tRNA ligase: MLEKTYTPKDIEARMSAAWETAEAFRAGRPERAGAEPFCIVIPPPNVTGSLHMGHALNNTLQDVLCRYERMRGKDVLWQPGTDHAGIATQMVVERKLAGENKTSRRSMGREAFLKEVWAWKQDSGGTIVNQLKRLGASCDWSRERFTMDEGLSKAVLKVFVDLYRQGLLYKDKRLVNWDPKLLTAISDLEVVQTEMRGKLWYFDYPLADDPNIKVTVATTRPETMLGDTAVAVHPDDERWKPYVGRMVRLPLVGRLIPIVADAYSDPEKGSGAVKITPAHDFNDFEVGKRHNLPQINIFSVEASLALAGNEDFLDGAGGDDLAAVLELDGVDRFEARKRVVAMMEERGLLAKIEDHLHTVPHGDRGGVPVEPFLTDQWYVDAKTLAKEPLAAVRDGRTVFVPKNWEKTFFEWMENIQPWCVSRQLWWGHQIPAWYGPDGKVFVELSEADALASAEEHYGAKTALTRDEDVLDTWFSSALWPFSTLGWPDETQELKRYYQTDVLVTGFDIIFFWVARMMMTGLHFMKETPFHTVYIHALVRDEKGAKMSKSKGNVIDPLDLIDQFGADALRFTLAAMAAQGRDIKLATNRVEGYRNFATKLWNAARFCEINECRRVAGFDPAHVQSTLAQWIVGETAKAVAETEAAIQAYKFNEAAGAVYRYVWNVFCDWFLEFAKPVFTGADEVAKAEIRATAAWTLEQILKLLHPFMPFITEELWAVTGEDGPARDGVLALAAWPELAGLENGAAEAEIGWLVDTIQAIRSVRAEMNVAPGAQVPLALVAASDQTIDRAKRYGDLLNRLARLSEVTAVAAAPKGSIQQVVRGETIALPLAGIVDVAAETVRLGKALKEADGDIARCDGKLNNANFMARAAEEVVEEQREKREEAVERKAKVEAALLRLKEVA, encoded by the coding sequence ATGCTCGAGAAGACCTACACGCCGAAGGATATCGAAGCCCGTATGTCGGCGGCCTGGGAGACGGCTGAAGCCTTCCGTGCCGGCCGCCCCGAGCGCGCGGGCGCCGAGCCCTTCTGCATCGTCATTCCGCCACCGAACGTGACGGGCTCGCTGCATATGGGCCACGCGCTGAACAACACGCTGCAGGACGTGCTGTGCCGCTACGAGCGCATGCGCGGCAAGGATGTCTTGTGGCAGCCCGGCACCGATCATGCCGGCATCGCCACCCAGATGGTGGTCGAGCGCAAGCTTGCCGGCGAGAACAAGACCTCGCGGCGCAGCATGGGCCGCGAGGCCTTCCTGAAGGAGGTCTGGGCCTGGAAACAGGACTCCGGCGGCACCATCGTCAACCAGCTGAAGCGGCTCGGCGCCTCCTGCGACTGGTCGCGCGAGCGTTTCACCATGGACGAGGGCCTGTCCAAGGCCGTGCTCAAGGTGTTCGTCGACCTCTACCGGCAGGGCCTGCTCTACAAGGACAAGCGGCTGGTCAACTGGGATCCCAAGCTGCTCACCGCCATTTCCGACCTGGAAGTGGTGCAGACAGAGATGCGCGGCAAGCTCTGGTATTTCGACTATCCCCTGGCCGATGACCCAAACATCAAGGTGACGGTCGCCACCACCCGGCCGGAAACCATGCTGGGCGACACGGCGGTCGCGGTGCACCCGGATGACGAGCGCTGGAAGCCCTATGTCGGCCGGATGGTGCGCTTGCCGCTGGTTGGCCGGCTGATCCCGATCGTCGCCGACGCCTATTCGGATCCGGAAAAGGGTTCCGGCGCGGTGAAGATCACGCCGGCCCACGACTTCAACGATTTCGAGGTCGGCAAGCGCCACAACCTGCCGCAGATCAACATCTTCAGTGTCGAGGCCAGCCTGGCGCTGGCAGGCAACGAGGATTTCCTCGATGGGGCAGGCGGCGACGATCTCGCCGCCGTGCTCGAGCTCGACGGCGTCGATCGCTTCGAGGCGCGCAAGCGCGTCGTCGCGATGATGGAGGAGCGCGGGCTGCTCGCCAAGATCGAGGACCATTTGCACACCGTGCCGCATGGCGATCGCGGCGGCGTGCCGGTGGAACCCTTCCTCACCGACCAGTGGTATGTCGACGCCAAGACGCTGGCCAAGGAGCCGCTGGCCGCCGTGCGCGACGGCCGCACCGTCTTCGTGCCGAAGAACTGGGAAAAGACCTTCTTCGAATGGATGGAGAACATCCAGCCCTGGTGCGTGTCGCGCCAGCTCTGGTGGGGCCATCAGATCCCGGCCTGGTACGGTCCCGACGGCAAGGTGTTCGTCGAGCTGAGCGAAGCCGACGCGCTGGCCTCGGCCGAGGAGCATTACGGCGCCAAAACCGCGCTGACCCGCGACGAGGACGTGCTCGACACCTGGTTCTCCTCGGCGCTCTGGCCGTTCTCGACGCTCGGCTGGCCCGACGAGACCCAGGAATTGAAGCGCTATTACCAGACCGACGTGCTGGTGACCGGTTTCGACATCATCTTCTTCTGGGTTGCCCGGATGATGATGACCGGCCTGCACTTCATGAAGGAGACGCCGTTCCACACGGTCTATATCCACGCCCTCGTCCGCGACGAGAAGGGCGCGAAGATGTCGAAGTCCAAGGGCAACGTCATCGACCCGCTCGACCTGATCGACCAGTTCGGTGCCGATGCGCTGCGCTTCACGCTGGCCGCCATGGCGGCGCAGGGGCGCGACATCAAGCTGGCCACCAACCGGGTCGAAGGCTATCGCAACTTCGCGACCAAGCTGTGGAACGCCGCGCGCTTCTGCGAGATCAACGAGTGCCGGCGCGTCGCCGGTTTCGATCCCGCGCATGTCCAGTCGACGCTGGCCCAATGGATCGTCGGGGAGACCGCCAAGGCGGTCGCCGAGACCGAAGCCGCGATCCAGGCCTACAAGTTCAACGAGGCGGCCGGTGCGGTCTATCGTTATGTCTGGAACGTCTTCTGCGACTGGTTCCTGGAATTCGCCAAGCCGGTGTTCACCGGCGCCGACGAGGTGGCCAAGGCCGAGATCCGCGCAACCGCGGCCTGGACGCTGGAGCAGATCCTCAAATTGCTGCACCCCTTCATGCCCTTCATCACCGAGGAGCTCTGGGCGGTGACCGGCGAGGACGGCCCGGCGCGCGACGGTGTCCTGGCGCTCGCCGCATGGCCTGAACTGGCCGGCCTGGAGAACGGCGCGGCGGAGGCCGAGATCGGCTGGCTGGTCGACACCATCCAGGCGATTCGCTCGGTGCGCGCCGAAATGAACGTCGCGCCGGGGGCCCAGGTGCCACTGGCGCTGGTCGCGGCATCCGATCAAACGATAGATCGGGCAAAGCGTTACGGTGATTTGCTGAACCGTCTTGCGCGGTTGTCGGAGGTCACCGCTGTGGCCGCGGCGCCGAAGGGCTCGATCCAGCAGGTGGTGCGCGGCGAGACCATCGCGCTGCCGCTCGCCGGCATTGTCGACGTCGCCGCCGAGACGGTGCGTCTCGGCAAGGCGCTGAAGGAAGCCGACGGCGACATCGCCCGCTGCGACGGCAAGCTCAACAACGCCAACTTCATGGCGCGCGCGGCCGAAGAGGTGGTCGAGGAGCAGCGCGAGAAACGCGAAGAGGCGGTCGAGCGCAAGGCCAAGGTGGAAGCCGCCCTGCTGCGCCTGAAAGAGGTGGCCTGA